One Helianthus annuus cultivar XRQ/B chromosome 7, HanXRQr2.0-SUNRISE, whole genome shotgun sequence genomic region harbors:
- the LOC110868223 gene encoding uncharacterized protein LOC110868223 isoform X2, whose amino-acid sequence MAANARFESPPASASEPAFSGPYSNGKRGGSFREGAERTFSSGFVVTRSAGSAPVASRNLPTLSQCLSFEPIPIGDWKIDRSVELKRVMGLIVGSTSEESSSSLSVAEDLKRLRSSVVDTCNIARVRASKLEEHLHKLDKYCDGVIAKKTQRNELMASDQAGALNSKIGTQIYRNATELVNQRVEDRLKNGLLNKRVRTSVAETRAECRSNGLRKQPVVTAKDRDSLTENDGESDISEERVPRIPAGRDGWDKKMKRKRSVGTASTRSMDNNGEPKRTAQNKAVSEPMLQNELEGPTRDLTGGTNNERILTKGNNKLNTRDDNYIPSGNLVTKGKATRGNRNGVSSSPSTPRLAGTPESWENVSHVTGGSQIPSIGGANDRKRAMPEPSGSSSLVMAQWAGQRPQKISRTRRSNLVSPVSNQEEKSLSSDSCSHSDISGRLASDGTNGPLISKPLKSKLEPVQSPHRLYENKESVDHSSAVGTEVKSVITEESGEDVKRQGRGGRGPVIAKASSLVTGYKLDNTSTVKPIRSNKPGCEKNGSKAGRPLKKLSERKGFSRLGHLQTGGSDCTGKSDDDREELLAAANHARSASYLACSSAFWKKMEPIFAPVSSKDKVYLSTQLKEPDIQESFPQFHGRANNIVMNFTHEVSVYDTNFSGERNMHVKHQGSESFSGRLDSDKASKEFIPLFQRVLSALIIEDTINELEEEENIANIPLQDAFCDTMFQSIHSIKVSFSSNGCTNSFRSPSVYDSPCDDVVLAGISKSFNRPQVIQMEGFGISSFDNQYDQMRLDDKILLELHSIGLYPELVPKLDHKEDETIKQEINQLKTRLRQQNYKKKAYLEKICKSIGSSFVGGDLEQLAMDKLVELAYRKLLATRGPSRGGALKIPKHVAMAFGRRTLARCRKFAKSGVSCFNVAPLRDILFAPQENELETATKYMGFQNSHADSRISSDVAFGINGPISNRGKKKELLLDDISTGFGGTTGKRAYQGERKIKVNSAGQISTSGNGCINQSTRSLHPVQPSLNGPNHNRDVRNGNMPQEMSNESMEIIDPLHDLDPIDELGVGGPQDLSSLLNFDDEELQDHFSAGLEIPLDDLTELNMF is encoded by the exons ATGGCTGCCAATGCAAGATTTGAATCGCCTCCAGCCAGTGCTTCTGAGCCAGCTTTTTCCGGACCTTATTCAAATGGAAAACGGGGTGGAAGCTTTCGAGAGGGTGCAGAGAGGACGTTCAGTTCAGGGTTTGTTGTCACAAGAAGCGCAGGTAGTGCGCCGGTAGCATCAAGGAATTTACCGACGTTGTCTCAGTGTTTATCATTTGAGCCGATTCCGATTGGTGACTGGAAGATCGACAGGTCGGTTGAATTGAAACGGGTCATGGGGCTTATTGTTGGAAGCACATCTGAAGAGAGTTCGTCTTCATTGTCTGTTGCAGAGGATCTAAAGCGCTTGAGATCAAGTGTTGTGGATACATGTAACATAGCTAG GGTCAGGGCAAGCAAATTGGAGGAGCACTTGCATAAGTTGGATAAATATTGTGACGGTGTAATTGCAAAGAAAACGCAGCGTAATGAATTAATGGCTAGTGATCAAGCAGGTGCTTTAAACTCGAAGATTGGAACTCAAATTTACAGAAACGCCACAGAACTTGTAAATCAAAGAGTAGAAGATCGTCTTAAGAACGGTCTTTTGAACAAGCGTGTTCGCACGTCGGTTGCAGAAACAAGG GCGGAATGCCGGAGTAATGGTCTAAGAAAGCAGCCTGTGGTGACGGCTAAAGATCGAGATTCGCTCACGGAAAACGATGGAGAATCTGATATATCAGAAGAAAGGGTACCTCGGATTCCCGCAGGTAGGGACGGGTGGGATAAAAAGATGAAAAGAAAACGTTCGGTAGGCACGGCTTCTACAAGATCTATGGATAACAATGGCGAGCCAAAACGAACCGCTCAAAACAAGGCTGTCAGTGAACCTATGTTGCAAAATGAACTTGAGGGGCCCACCAGAGATCTTACAGGTGGAACAAATAACGAAAGAATTCTTACAAAAGGAAACAATAA GTTGAATACTCGCGATGATAATTATATTCCCAgtggtaatttagtgacaaaagGGAAGGCTACGAGGGGTAATCGTAACGGTGTCAGCTCATCACCAAGTACACCTCGTTTAGCCGGAACTCCAGAAAGCTGGGAGAACGTGAGTCACGTGACAGGTGGTAGCCAAATCCCGTCAATTGGTGGAGCTAATGATCGGAAACGGGCTATGCCCGAGCCCTCGGGCTCGTCTTCTCTTGTTATGGCCCAGTGGGCTGGTCAGAGACCGCAAAAAATTTCTCGAACCAGGAGATCAAATTTGGTGTCACCTGTCTCGAATCAAGAAGAAAAATCATTATCATCTGACAGCTGTTCACACTCTGATATTAGTGGTAGATTAGCATCTGACGGGACCAATGGTCCTCTTATTTCTAAACCGTTAAAATCTAAACTAGAGCCGGTTCAATCCCCACATCGGTTGTATGAAAACAAAGAATCTGTTGACCATTCTTCAGCAGTTGGAACGGAGGTCAAATCTGTTATTACCGAAGAAAGTGGTGAGGATGTGAAGAGACAGGGGCGTGGTGGACGAGGTCCGGTAATTGCAAAGGCTAGCTCTTTGGTAACCGGGTACAAGTTGGATAATACATCTACGGTTAAGCCAATAAGAAGTAATAAGCCTGGTTGTGAGAAGAATGGAAG TAAAGCAGGACGTCCTTTGAAAAAACTTTCGGAGCGCAAGGGTTTTTCACGTCTTGGCCATTTGCAAACTGGCGGTTCTGATTGTACAG GGAAATCGGATGATGACCGTGAAGAACTGCTGGCAGCTGCAAATCACGCTCGTAGTGCTAGCT ATCTAGCGTGTTCAAGCGCTTTCTGGAAAAAAATGGAACCTATATTTGCTCCTGTCAGTTCAAAAGATAAAGTCTACTTATCCACACAG CTAAAGGAGCCTGATATTCAGGAAAGCTTTCCTCAGTTTCATGGTCGTGCAAATAACATTGTG ATGAACTTTACACATGAAGTCTCCGTTTATGATACGAACTTTTCCGGAGAAAGAAACATGCATGTGAAACATCAAGGAAGCGAGTCTTTTTCCGGGAGACTTGATTCCGATAAAGCATCTAAAGAATTCATCCCATTGTTCCAGAGAGTATTATCAGCACTCATTATAGAAGACACCATTAATGAACTCGAAGAAGAAGAAAATATCGCAAATATACCACTTCAAGATGCTTTTTGTGATACCATGTTTCAAAGTATACATTCAATAAAGGTGTCGTTTTCTAGCAATGGATGTACCAACTCGTTTAGAAGCCCTTCCGTTTATGATTCTCCGTGTGATGATGTGGTGTTGGCGGGAATCTCAAAGAGTTTCAATCGACCGCAAGTGATACAAATGGAAGGTTTTGGCATTTCTTCATTTGACAATCAGTATGACCAAATGCGTCTAGACGACAAAATTCTTTTGGAGCTCCACAGCATTGGTCTATATCCGGAGTTAGTG CCGAAGTTGGATCACAAGGAGGATGAAACAATCAAGCAAGAAATCAACCAGCTGAAGACAAGACTTCGACAACAG AATTATAAAAAGAAGGCGTATTTGGAGAAAATCTGTAAGAGTATAGGAAGCAGCTTTGTAGGGGG AGATCTTGAGCAGCTTGCAATGGATAAATTGGTGGAGCTAGCTTACAGAAAACTTCTG GCTACTAGAGGGCCTTCTCGAGGTGGGGCTTTAAAGATCCCGAAGCATGTTGCGATGGCATTTGGAAGGAGAACGCTTGCCAGGTGTCGTAAATTCGCGAAATCAGGTGTCAGTTGCTTTAACGTGGCCCCACTTCGTGATATTCTTTTTGCTCCACAGGAAAATGAGTTGGAGACTGCAACCAAGTATATGGGATTCCAAAACTCCCACGCAGATTCACGGATATCGTCAG ATGTGGCTTTTGGCATTAACGGACCAATATCAAACAGAGGAAAGAAGAAAGAGCTGTTACTTGATGACATCAGCACTGGTTTTGGCGGTACAACGGGAAAACGTGCATACCAGGGTGAGAGGAAAATAAAAGTCAACTCTGCAGGTCAAATATCAACCTCAGGGAACGGTTGTATTAACCAATCTACAAGATCACTGCACCCTGTACAGCCTTCACTAAACGGGCCTAATCATAATCGAGACGTTCGGAACGGTAACATGCCTCAAGAAATGTCGAACGAGAGTATGGAGATCATTGACCCGCTTCATGATTTAGACCCGATTGATGAATTAGGCGTAGGGGGTCCTCAGGATCTGAGTTCTTTACTGAATTTTGATGACGAGGAATTACAAGACCATTTTTCAGCAGGACTTGAAATACCGTTGGATGATCTTACGGAACTGAATATGTTCTGA
- the LOC110868223 gene encoding uncharacterized protein LOC110868223 isoform X3 yields the protein MAANARFESPPASASEPAFSGPYSNGKRGGSFREGAERTFSSGFVVTRSAGSAPVASRNLPTLSQCLSFEPIPIGDWKIDRSVELKRVMGLIVGSTSEESSSSLSVAEDLKRLRSSVVDTCNIARVRASKLEEHLHKLDKYCDGVIAKKTQRNELMASDQAGALNSKIGTQIYRNATELVNQRVEDRLKNGLLNKRVRTSVAETRAECRSNGLRKQPVVTAKDRDSLTENDGESDISEERVPRIPAGRDGWDKKMKRKRSVGTASTRSMDNNGEPKRTAQNKAVSEPMLQNELEGPTRDLTGGTNNERILTKGNNKLNTRDDNYIPSGNLVTKGKATRGNRNGVSSSPSTPRLAGTPESWENVSHVTGGSQIPSIGGANDRKRAMPEPSGSSSLVMAQWAGQRPQKISRTRRSNLVSPVSNQEEKSLSSDSCSHSDISGRLASDGTNGPLISKPLKSKLEPVQSPHRLYENKESVDHSSAVGTEVKSVITEESGEDVKRQGRGGRGPVIAKASSLVTGYKLDNTSTVKPIRSNKPGCEKNGSKAGRPLKKLSERKGFSRLGHLQTGGSDCTGKSDDDREELLAAANHARSASYLACSSAFWKKMEPIFAPVSSKDKVYLSTQQLKEPDIQESFPQFHGRANNIVMNFTHEVSVYDTNFSGERNMHVKHQGSESFSGRLDSDKASKEFIPLFQRVLSALIIEDTINELEEEENIANIPLQDAFCDTMFQSIHSIKVSFSSNGCTNSFRSPSVYDSPCDDVVLAGISKSFNRPQVIQMEGFGISSFDNQYDQMRLDDKILLELHSIGLYPELVPKLDHKEDETIKQEINQLKTRLRQQNYKKKAYLEKICKSIGSSFVGGDLEQLAMDKLVELAYRKLLATRGPSRGGALKIPKHVAMAFGRRTLARKMSWRLQPSIWDSKTPTQIHGYRQMWLLALTDQYQTEERRKSCYLMTSALVLAVQRENVHTRVRGK from the exons ATGGCTGCCAATGCAAGATTTGAATCGCCTCCAGCCAGTGCTTCTGAGCCAGCTTTTTCCGGACCTTATTCAAATGGAAAACGGGGTGGAAGCTTTCGAGAGGGTGCAGAGAGGACGTTCAGTTCAGGGTTTGTTGTCACAAGAAGCGCAGGTAGTGCGCCGGTAGCATCAAGGAATTTACCGACGTTGTCTCAGTGTTTATCATTTGAGCCGATTCCGATTGGTGACTGGAAGATCGACAGGTCGGTTGAATTGAAACGGGTCATGGGGCTTATTGTTGGAAGCACATCTGAAGAGAGTTCGTCTTCATTGTCTGTTGCAGAGGATCTAAAGCGCTTGAGATCAAGTGTTGTGGATACATGTAACATAGCTAG GGTCAGGGCAAGCAAATTGGAGGAGCACTTGCATAAGTTGGATAAATATTGTGACGGTGTAATTGCAAAGAAAACGCAGCGTAATGAATTAATGGCTAGTGATCAAGCAGGTGCTTTAAACTCGAAGATTGGAACTCAAATTTACAGAAACGCCACAGAACTTGTAAATCAAAGAGTAGAAGATCGTCTTAAGAACGGTCTTTTGAACAAGCGTGTTCGCACGTCGGTTGCAGAAACAAGG GCGGAATGCCGGAGTAATGGTCTAAGAAAGCAGCCTGTGGTGACGGCTAAAGATCGAGATTCGCTCACGGAAAACGATGGAGAATCTGATATATCAGAAGAAAGGGTACCTCGGATTCCCGCAGGTAGGGACGGGTGGGATAAAAAGATGAAAAGAAAACGTTCGGTAGGCACGGCTTCTACAAGATCTATGGATAACAATGGCGAGCCAAAACGAACCGCTCAAAACAAGGCTGTCAGTGAACCTATGTTGCAAAATGAACTTGAGGGGCCCACCAGAGATCTTACAGGTGGAACAAATAACGAAAGAATTCTTACAAAAGGAAACAATAA GTTGAATACTCGCGATGATAATTATATTCCCAgtggtaatttagtgacaaaagGGAAGGCTACGAGGGGTAATCGTAACGGTGTCAGCTCATCACCAAGTACACCTCGTTTAGCCGGAACTCCAGAAAGCTGGGAGAACGTGAGTCACGTGACAGGTGGTAGCCAAATCCCGTCAATTGGTGGAGCTAATGATCGGAAACGGGCTATGCCCGAGCCCTCGGGCTCGTCTTCTCTTGTTATGGCCCAGTGGGCTGGTCAGAGACCGCAAAAAATTTCTCGAACCAGGAGATCAAATTTGGTGTCACCTGTCTCGAATCAAGAAGAAAAATCATTATCATCTGACAGCTGTTCACACTCTGATATTAGTGGTAGATTAGCATCTGACGGGACCAATGGTCCTCTTATTTCTAAACCGTTAAAATCTAAACTAGAGCCGGTTCAATCCCCACATCGGTTGTATGAAAACAAAGAATCTGTTGACCATTCTTCAGCAGTTGGAACGGAGGTCAAATCTGTTATTACCGAAGAAAGTGGTGAGGATGTGAAGAGACAGGGGCGTGGTGGACGAGGTCCGGTAATTGCAAAGGCTAGCTCTTTGGTAACCGGGTACAAGTTGGATAATACATCTACGGTTAAGCCAATAAGAAGTAATAAGCCTGGTTGTGAGAAGAATGGAAG TAAAGCAGGACGTCCTTTGAAAAAACTTTCGGAGCGCAAGGGTTTTTCACGTCTTGGCCATTTGCAAACTGGCGGTTCTGATTGTACAG GGAAATCGGATGATGACCGTGAAGAACTGCTGGCAGCTGCAAATCACGCTCGTAGTGCTAGCT ATCTAGCGTGTTCAAGCGCTTTCTGGAAAAAAATGGAACCTATATTTGCTCCTGTCAGTTCAAAAGATAAAGTCTACTTATCCACACAG caGCTAAAGGAGCCTGATATTCAGGAAAGCTTTCCTCAGTTTCATGGTCGTGCAAATAACATTGTG ATGAACTTTACACATGAAGTCTCCGTTTATGATACGAACTTTTCCGGAGAAAGAAACATGCATGTGAAACATCAAGGAAGCGAGTCTTTTTCCGGGAGACTTGATTCCGATAAAGCATCTAAAGAATTCATCCCATTGTTCCAGAGAGTATTATCAGCACTCATTATAGAAGACACCATTAATGAACTCGAAGAAGAAGAAAATATCGCAAATATACCACTTCAAGATGCTTTTTGTGATACCATGTTTCAAAGTATACATTCAATAAAGGTGTCGTTTTCTAGCAATGGATGTACCAACTCGTTTAGAAGCCCTTCCGTTTATGATTCTCCGTGTGATGATGTGGTGTTGGCGGGAATCTCAAAGAGTTTCAATCGACCGCAAGTGATACAAATGGAAGGTTTTGGCATTTCTTCATTTGACAATCAGTATGACCAAATGCGTCTAGACGACAAAATTCTTTTGGAGCTCCACAGCATTGGTCTATATCCGGAGTTAGTG CCGAAGTTGGATCACAAGGAGGATGAAACAATCAAGCAAGAAATCAACCAGCTGAAGACAAGACTTCGACAACAG AATTATAAAAAGAAGGCGTATTTGGAGAAAATCTGTAAGAGTATAGGAAGCAGCTTTGTAGGGGG AGATCTTGAGCAGCTTGCAATGGATAAATTGGTGGAGCTAGCTTACAGAAAACTTCTG GCTACTAGAGGGCCTTCTCGAGGTGGGGCTTTAAAGATCCCGAAGCATGTTGCGATGGCATTTGGAAGGAGAACGCTTGCCAG GAAAATGAGTTGGAGACTGCAACCAAGTATATGGGATTCCAAAACTCCCACGCAGATTCACGGATATCGTCAG ATGTGGCTTTTGGCATTAACGGACCAATATCAAACAGAGGAAAGAAGAAAGAGCTGTTACTTGATGACATCAGCACTGGTTTTGGCGGTACAACGGGAAAACGTGCATACCAGGGTGAGAGGAAAATAA
- the LOC110868223 gene encoding uncharacterized protein LOC110868223 isoform X1: MAANARFESPPASASEPAFSGPYSNGKRGGSFREGAERTFSSGFVVTRSAGSAPVASRNLPTLSQCLSFEPIPIGDWKIDRSVELKRVMGLIVGSTSEESSSSLSVAEDLKRLRSSVVDTCNIARVRASKLEEHLHKLDKYCDGVIAKKTQRNELMASDQAGALNSKIGTQIYRNATELVNQRVEDRLKNGLLNKRVRTSVAETRAECRSNGLRKQPVVTAKDRDSLTENDGESDISEERVPRIPAGRDGWDKKMKRKRSVGTASTRSMDNNGEPKRTAQNKAVSEPMLQNELEGPTRDLTGGTNNERILTKGNNKLNTRDDNYIPSGNLVTKGKATRGNRNGVSSSPSTPRLAGTPESWENVSHVTGGSQIPSIGGANDRKRAMPEPSGSSSLVMAQWAGQRPQKISRTRRSNLVSPVSNQEEKSLSSDSCSHSDISGRLASDGTNGPLISKPLKSKLEPVQSPHRLYENKESVDHSSAVGTEVKSVITEESGEDVKRQGRGGRGPVIAKASSLVTGYKLDNTSTVKPIRSNKPGCEKNGSKAGRPLKKLSERKGFSRLGHLQTGGSDCTGKSDDDREELLAAANHARSASYLACSSAFWKKMEPIFAPVSSKDKVYLSTQQLKEPDIQESFPQFHGRANNIVMNFTHEVSVYDTNFSGERNMHVKHQGSESFSGRLDSDKASKEFIPLFQRVLSALIIEDTINELEEEENIANIPLQDAFCDTMFQSIHSIKVSFSSNGCTNSFRSPSVYDSPCDDVVLAGISKSFNRPQVIQMEGFGISSFDNQYDQMRLDDKILLELHSIGLYPELVPKLDHKEDETIKQEINQLKTRLRQQNYKKKAYLEKICKSIGSSFVGGDLEQLAMDKLVELAYRKLLATRGPSRGGALKIPKHVAMAFGRRTLARCRKFAKSGVSCFNVAPLRDILFAPQENELETATKYMGFQNSHADSRISSDVAFGINGPISNRGKKKELLLDDISTGFGGTTGKRAYQGERKIKVNSAGQISTSGNGCINQSTRSLHPVQPSLNGPNHNRDVRNGNMPQEMSNESMEIIDPLHDLDPIDELGVGGPQDLSSLLNFDDEELQDHFSAGLEIPLDDLTELNMF, from the exons ATGGCTGCCAATGCAAGATTTGAATCGCCTCCAGCCAGTGCTTCTGAGCCAGCTTTTTCCGGACCTTATTCAAATGGAAAACGGGGTGGAAGCTTTCGAGAGGGTGCAGAGAGGACGTTCAGTTCAGGGTTTGTTGTCACAAGAAGCGCAGGTAGTGCGCCGGTAGCATCAAGGAATTTACCGACGTTGTCTCAGTGTTTATCATTTGAGCCGATTCCGATTGGTGACTGGAAGATCGACAGGTCGGTTGAATTGAAACGGGTCATGGGGCTTATTGTTGGAAGCACATCTGAAGAGAGTTCGTCTTCATTGTCTGTTGCAGAGGATCTAAAGCGCTTGAGATCAAGTGTTGTGGATACATGTAACATAGCTAG GGTCAGGGCAAGCAAATTGGAGGAGCACTTGCATAAGTTGGATAAATATTGTGACGGTGTAATTGCAAAGAAAACGCAGCGTAATGAATTAATGGCTAGTGATCAAGCAGGTGCTTTAAACTCGAAGATTGGAACTCAAATTTACAGAAACGCCACAGAACTTGTAAATCAAAGAGTAGAAGATCGTCTTAAGAACGGTCTTTTGAACAAGCGTGTTCGCACGTCGGTTGCAGAAACAAGG GCGGAATGCCGGAGTAATGGTCTAAGAAAGCAGCCTGTGGTGACGGCTAAAGATCGAGATTCGCTCACGGAAAACGATGGAGAATCTGATATATCAGAAGAAAGGGTACCTCGGATTCCCGCAGGTAGGGACGGGTGGGATAAAAAGATGAAAAGAAAACGTTCGGTAGGCACGGCTTCTACAAGATCTATGGATAACAATGGCGAGCCAAAACGAACCGCTCAAAACAAGGCTGTCAGTGAACCTATGTTGCAAAATGAACTTGAGGGGCCCACCAGAGATCTTACAGGTGGAACAAATAACGAAAGAATTCTTACAAAAGGAAACAATAA GTTGAATACTCGCGATGATAATTATATTCCCAgtggtaatttagtgacaaaagGGAAGGCTACGAGGGGTAATCGTAACGGTGTCAGCTCATCACCAAGTACACCTCGTTTAGCCGGAACTCCAGAAAGCTGGGAGAACGTGAGTCACGTGACAGGTGGTAGCCAAATCCCGTCAATTGGTGGAGCTAATGATCGGAAACGGGCTATGCCCGAGCCCTCGGGCTCGTCTTCTCTTGTTATGGCCCAGTGGGCTGGTCAGAGACCGCAAAAAATTTCTCGAACCAGGAGATCAAATTTGGTGTCACCTGTCTCGAATCAAGAAGAAAAATCATTATCATCTGACAGCTGTTCACACTCTGATATTAGTGGTAGATTAGCATCTGACGGGACCAATGGTCCTCTTATTTCTAAACCGTTAAAATCTAAACTAGAGCCGGTTCAATCCCCACATCGGTTGTATGAAAACAAAGAATCTGTTGACCATTCTTCAGCAGTTGGAACGGAGGTCAAATCTGTTATTACCGAAGAAAGTGGTGAGGATGTGAAGAGACAGGGGCGTGGTGGACGAGGTCCGGTAATTGCAAAGGCTAGCTCTTTGGTAACCGGGTACAAGTTGGATAATACATCTACGGTTAAGCCAATAAGAAGTAATAAGCCTGGTTGTGAGAAGAATGGAAG TAAAGCAGGACGTCCTTTGAAAAAACTTTCGGAGCGCAAGGGTTTTTCACGTCTTGGCCATTTGCAAACTGGCGGTTCTGATTGTACAG GGAAATCGGATGATGACCGTGAAGAACTGCTGGCAGCTGCAAATCACGCTCGTAGTGCTAGCT ATCTAGCGTGTTCAAGCGCTTTCTGGAAAAAAATGGAACCTATATTTGCTCCTGTCAGTTCAAAAGATAAAGTCTACTTATCCACACAG caGCTAAAGGAGCCTGATATTCAGGAAAGCTTTCCTCAGTTTCATGGTCGTGCAAATAACATTGTG ATGAACTTTACACATGAAGTCTCCGTTTATGATACGAACTTTTCCGGAGAAAGAAACATGCATGTGAAACATCAAGGAAGCGAGTCTTTTTCCGGGAGACTTGATTCCGATAAAGCATCTAAAGAATTCATCCCATTGTTCCAGAGAGTATTATCAGCACTCATTATAGAAGACACCATTAATGAACTCGAAGAAGAAGAAAATATCGCAAATATACCACTTCAAGATGCTTTTTGTGATACCATGTTTCAAAGTATACATTCAATAAAGGTGTCGTTTTCTAGCAATGGATGTACCAACTCGTTTAGAAGCCCTTCCGTTTATGATTCTCCGTGTGATGATGTGGTGTTGGCGGGAATCTCAAAGAGTTTCAATCGACCGCAAGTGATACAAATGGAAGGTTTTGGCATTTCTTCATTTGACAATCAGTATGACCAAATGCGTCTAGACGACAAAATTCTTTTGGAGCTCCACAGCATTGGTCTATATCCGGAGTTAGTG CCGAAGTTGGATCACAAGGAGGATGAAACAATCAAGCAAGAAATCAACCAGCTGAAGACAAGACTTCGACAACAG AATTATAAAAAGAAGGCGTATTTGGAGAAAATCTGTAAGAGTATAGGAAGCAGCTTTGTAGGGGG AGATCTTGAGCAGCTTGCAATGGATAAATTGGTGGAGCTAGCTTACAGAAAACTTCTG GCTACTAGAGGGCCTTCTCGAGGTGGGGCTTTAAAGATCCCGAAGCATGTTGCGATGGCATTTGGAAGGAGAACGCTTGCCAGGTGTCGTAAATTCGCGAAATCAGGTGTCAGTTGCTTTAACGTGGCCCCACTTCGTGATATTCTTTTTGCTCCACAGGAAAATGAGTTGGAGACTGCAACCAAGTATATGGGATTCCAAAACTCCCACGCAGATTCACGGATATCGTCAG ATGTGGCTTTTGGCATTAACGGACCAATATCAAACAGAGGAAAGAAGAAAGAGCTGTTACTTGATGACATCAGCACTGGTTTTGGCGGTACAACGGGAAAACGTGCATACCAGGGTGAGAGGAAAATAAAAGTCAACTCTGCAGGTCAAATATCAACCTCAGGGAACGGTTGTATTAACCAATCTACAAGATCACTGCACCCTGTACAGCCTTCACTAAACGGGCCTAATCATAATCGAGACGTTCGGAACGGTAACATGCCTCAAGAAATGTCGAACGAGAGTATGGAGATCATTGACCCGCTTCATGATTTAGACCCGATTGATGAATTAGGCGTAGGGGGTCCTCAGGATCTGAGTTCTTTACTGAATTTTGATGACGAGGAATTACAAGACCATTTTTCAGCAGGACTTGAAATACCGTTGGATGATCTTACGGAACTGAATATGTTCTGA